The sequence TTAATGTATTTCCCGCATCTTGGTCATGCTTCTTGTCCAAAATTAAGCTTGGGCAAATAATTAAAAGTATCTTAAATAAATTAACTCTAGCTAAAATGTCTCAACCTTTAAAGATTAGATGGAGTAGGTATTTTACTGGCGAACCAAGAAGCGTAACTATTTCCAAAGATCCAAGCAACAGGTATTTCGTTTCATTCCTAGTGGAAGAAGAATTACAACAATGGAAACCAGGTACAGAAGAAATAGGTATCGATCTAGGCATCAAAGATGTAGTAGTTTGCTCTAATGGTTTTGCTT comes from Coleofasciculaceae cyanobacterium and encodes:
- a CDS encoding transposase, which encodes MSKIKLGQIIKSILNKLTLAKMSQPLKIRWSRYFTGEPRSVTISKDPSNRYFVSFLVEEELQQWKPGTEEIGIDLGIKDVVVCSNGFASGNPKHYQKYQLRLKFLQRRLASKNKGSNNRYKARLKVAKLHAKIADCRLDFLHKLSTKLVSESQAIYTETLAVKNMMA